A stretch of the Sulfurimonas sp. HSL-1656 genome encodes the following:
- a CDS encoding 5'-methylthioadenosine/adenosylhomocysteine nucleosidase, giving the protein MMKIAIMGAMVEEVEPFLDAGEHEPLLKYFKKHNDVEYAGNLYHEARFKGLDIVLGYSKIGKVNAALTAATMLEKFGCEMLLFTGVAGAVNPELKIGDLIAATQLCQHDLDITAFGHPHGYVPEGKVYVEPSRELLRMAKSVAEEKGIELKGGIIATGDQFIADTERKAWIEKTFEADAIEMEGAAVAVVCDAMQVPFFVLRAISDAADMDATFDFDEFLKHSSQVSSSFVMGMLEKIAAAHGQ; this is encoded by the coding sequence ATGATGAAAATTGCCATTATGGGGGCCATGGTCGAAGAGGTGGAGCCGTTCCTCGACGCGGGTGAGCACGAGCCGCTGCTCAAATATTTCAAGAAGCACAATGACGTCGAATATGCCGGTAACCTCTACCACGAGGCGCGTTTCAAAGGCCTTGATATCGTGCTGGGCTACAGCAAGATCGGCAAGGTGAACGCGGCACTGACCGCCGCGACAATGCTCGAAAAGTTCGGCTGCGAGATGCTCCTTTTCACCGGGGTCGCGGGCGCGGTGAATCCCGAACTGAAAATCGGCGATCTGATCGCCGCGACGCAGCTGTGTCAGCACGATCTCGATATCACGGCATTCGGTCACCCGCACGGTTATGTGCCCGAAGGCAAGGTCTATGTCGAACCGTCCCGCGAGCTCCTGCGTATGGCCAAGAGCGTTGCCGAGGAGAAGGGGATCGAACTCAAAGGGGGGATCATCGCGACCGGTGATCAGTTCATCGCGGATACGGAGCGTAAGGCGTGGATCGAAAAGACGTTCGAGGCGGACGCCATCGAGATGGAGGGGGCGGCCGTCGCCGTCGTTTGCGATGCGATGCAGGTCCCCTTCTTTGTCCTGCGTGCGATCAGCGATGCCGCTGACATGGATGCAACCTTCGATTTTGACGAGTTTCTGAAACACTCTTCGCAGGTCAGCAGCAGTTTCGTCATGGGGATGCTGGAGAAGATCGCCGCCGCCCATGGTCAGTAA
- a CDS encoding ATP-binding protein, whose product MVSKKIMRQLGRTNAAFNLVEEGDRILVGLSGGKDSLTLIHAMKEQQRRAPFNFELVAVTVAYGMGEDFSALIEHCREHGIEHHIHDTNIYDTAKEKIRKNSSYCSFFSRMRRGSLYSAAEKFGCNKVALGHHLDDAAESFFMNLIYNGHLRSLAPKYRADNGLVVIRPLIQMRERQLAAAAHDNGWPTIGDEACPSMRFDVKMPYARAEMKTMLSEMEGKYPDLFTSINAAFGHISDDSFFDPERFSL is encoded by the coding sequence ATGGTCAGTAAAAAAATCATGCGGCAGCTCGGCCGCACCAACGCCGCGTTCAACCTGGTCGAGGAGGGGGACCGTATCCTTGTCGGCCTCTCGGGCGGGAAAGACTCCCTGACCCTGATTCACGCCATGAAGGAACAGCAGCGCCGCGCCCCTTTCAACTTCGAGTTGGTCGCCGTGACCGTCGCTTACGGCATGGGGGAGGATTTTTCCGCGCTGATTGAACATTGCCGGGAGCACGGCATCGAGCACCATATCCACGATACGAATATCTATGATACGGCCAAAGAGAAGATCCGCAAGAACTCCTCGTACTGCAGTTTCTTTTCCCGGATGCGCCGGGGGTCGCTCTACAGCGCCGCGGAGAAGTTCGGGTGCAACAAGGTCGCCTTGGGGCATCACCTCGATGACGCGGCCGAGAGCTTTTTTATGAACCTGATCTACAACGGGCACCTGCGCTCGCTCGCGCCGAAATACCGCGCGGACAACGGCCTCGTTGTTATCCGTCCGCTGATCCAGATGCGCGAACGCCAGCTTGCGGCCGCCGCGCACGACAACGGCTGGCCGACCATTGGGGACGAGGCGTGCCCCTCCATGCGCTTCGATGTCAAGATGCCCTACGCGCGTGCCGAGATGAAAACGATGCTCTCGGAGATGGAGGGCAAATACCCCGACCTCTTCACGTCGATCAACGCGGCGTTCGGCCACATCTCCGACGACAGCTTTTTCGACCCGGAGCGTTTTTCGCTCTAG
- a CDS encoding DUF2062 domain-containing protein, whose translation MIRRFFKRSRFNEKYADLITRYKIPRAFLSVNRHAVAKGVLVGLFVAFIPMPAQMVAIVLLQPLFRFNLPLSIALVWITNPATMPFIYYVEYKTGGFLLGMHDLPHVAMSLEWFEHHFDDIVAPLYTGALFYSTLFAAAGYYLVQRLWIISVRRHRSRRRR comes from the coding sequence ATGATCCGACGGTTTTTCAAACGCAGCCGCTTCAACGAGAAATATGCCGACCTCATCACCCGCTACAAAATCCCGCGTGCTTTTTTGAGTGTGAACAGGCATGCAGTTGCAAAAGGCGTTCTCGTCGGCCTCTTCGTCGCCTTTATCCCGATGCCGGCACAGATGGTCGCCATCGTCCTGCTGCAGCCGCTTTTCCGCTTCAACCTGCCGCTCTCCATCGCCCTGGTCTGGATCACCAACCCCGCAACGATGCCCTTCATCTACTATGTCGAGTACAAAACCGGCGGCTTCCTGCTCGGTATGCATGACCTGCCCCACGTCGCCATGAGCCTGGAGTGGTTCGAACACCATTTCGACGACATCGTCGCGCCGCTCTATACGGGCGCCCTCTTCTACTCAACCCTTTTTGCCGCTGCGGGCTATTACCTTGTCCAGCGGCTCTGGATCATCTCCGTACGCCGCCACCGCTCCCGGAGGCGGCGCTAG
- a CDS encoding rhodanese-like domain-containing protein — protein MSSLNVYPDKEMLENSDMVVVDIRTEMEWMQTGVVPGCKTVTFFQMDGSYDAEGFMKAMDALGGKEKEIGFICRTGSRTAQVAMFMKQQGYNVKNLAGGVMKLMSEGYELAPYKG, from the coding sequence ATGTCAAGTCTTAACGTATATCCGGACAAAGAGATGCTGGAAAACTCCGATATGGTCGTCGTCGATATCCGCACCGAAATGGAGTGGATGCAGACGGGTGTCGTTCCGGGATGCAAAACAGTCACCTTTTTCCAGATGGACGGCAGTTACGATGCCGAGGGATTTATGAAGGCGATGGATGCGCTCGGCGGCAAAGAGAAAGAGATCGGTTTTATCTGCCGTACCGGTTCCCGCACGGCGCAGGTCGCCATGTTCATGAAACAGCAGGGCTACAACGTCAAGAACCTCGCCGGCGGCGTCATGAAACTGATGAGCGAGGGCTACGAACTCGCCCCCTACAAGGGCTGA